A stretch of Candidatus Dadabacteria bacterium DNA encodes these proteins:
- a CDS encoding ATP-dependent acyl-CoA ligase produces MTRKKPKDLMHPVTYKRENGKFDVNWYLKEDRSDWVLPKVLREQAKKLGKKPFLQFGYKKPLSFYQTNRLANRVANALCGLGVEKAKKVAVYMPNSDDYVIIWFGILKMGAVMVPINTAYKMDFLEYIIDSSDAEVLFIAEEYLDRMPPIAKNLSKLRHVIVWTRSGNRKFKKHGYNFPKMISYSEFISSGSGREPDVEVTFMDYARLMYTSGTTGRSKGVMRPCAADYSSARNYAEIMDIGPDDVCFTCLPLFHSNAMVMTVYPALIKGAKTVVEEKYSSSRFWKWMVDHEVTKFNTVGTMSYFLWNTPPVPEEGQHKIKLVLGSPAPHDMIEEFMERFGIKFMEGYGLTEIGQCTWMRPGEPFRVGSCGKEAPNYEIKVADPETDEEVPRGDIGEIIVRPRIPNVMLHYYHKMPEKTVEDFRNFWFHTGDAGRMDKDGYIYFVDRVKDYIRRRGENISSFEVEKIVNSYPDVEESAAIGIKSEAGKYAEDELMILVIPKEGKEIDPPELMDYLQPRMPYFMIPRFIRFVDSFPKTGTQRTQKNKLREQGVTKDTWDMVKTGYKLKR; encoded by the coding sequence ATGACAAGAAAAAAACCTAAGGACCTAATGCATCCCGTCACTTACAAGCGCGAGAACGGGAAATTCGACGTCAACTGGTACCTGAAGGAAGACAGGTCGGACTGGGTGCTTCCCAAGGTGCTCAGGGAACAGGCGAAAAAACTGGGCAAAAAGCCCTTCCTTCAGTTCGGCTACAAAAAGCCGCTTAGCTTCTACCAGACAAACCGTCTCGCCAACCGTGTGGCAAACGCCCTTTGCGGCCTCGGGGTGGAAAAAGCGAAAAAAGTCGCCGTCTACATGCCAAACTCCGATGACTACGTAATAATCTGGTTCGGAATCCTCAAGATGGGAGCCGTGATGGTCCCCATAAACACGGCCTACAAGATGGATTTTCTTGAATATATAATCGACAGCTCAGACGCTGAGGTGCTTTTCATAGCCGAAGAGTATCTGGACCGCATGCCCCCCATAGCGAAGAATCTCTCCAAGCTTCGCCATGTCATAGTCTGGACAAGGAGCGGGAACAGGAAGTTCAAAAAACACGGATACAATTTCCCCAAGATGATCTCCTATTCAGAATTCATAAGCTCGGGCTCGGGCAGGGAGCCGGATGTCGAGGTTACCTTCATGGACTACGCAAGGCTCATGTACACCTCCGGCACCACGGGCCGCTCAAAGGGGGTCATGAGACCTTGCGCCGCCGATTACAGCAGCGCGAGAAACTACGCCGAGATAATGGACATCGGCCCTGATGACGTTTGCTTCACCTGCCTTCCGCTTTTCCATTCAAATGCTATGGTGATGACCGTCTATCCGGCACTGATAAAGGGAGCAAAAACTGTGGTGGAGGAAAAATACAGTTCAAGCCGCTTCTGGAAATGGATGGTCGACCACGAGGTGACAAAGTTCAACACCGTGGGGACCATGTCGTATTTTCTCTGGAACACCCCTCCCGTGCCTGAGGAGGGGCAACATAAAATAAAGCTCGTCCTGGGCTCCCCAGCCCCCCACGACATGATAGAGGAGTTCATGGAGCGCTTCGGGATAAAGTTCATGGAAGGCTACGGCCTGACGGAAATAGGCCAGTGCACCTGGATGAGACCTGGAGAACCCTTCAGGGTGGGGTCCTGCGGAAAGGAAGCCCCCAACTACGAGATAAAGGTCGCCGACCCGGAGACGGACGAAGAAGTGCCGAGGGGGGATATAGGGGAAATCATAGTACGCCCCAGGATACCGAACGTGATGCTTCACTACTATCACAAGATGCCTGAGAAGACCGTCGAGGACTTCAGAAACTTCTGGTTCCACACCGGCGACGCGGGAAGAATGGACAAAGACGGCTACATATACTTTGTCGACAGGGTTAAGGACTACATAAGAAGAAGGGGCGAGAACATAAGCTCCTTCGAAGTGGAGAAGATCGTCAACTCCTACCCCGATGTCGAGGAGTCGGCCGCGATAGGCATAAAGTCAGAAGCCGGGAAATACGCAGAAGACGAACTCATGATACTCGTGATTCCGAAGGAAGGAAAAGAGATAGATCCCCCGGAACTCATGGACTACCTGCAGCCCAGGATGCCCTATTTCATGATCCCGAGGTTCATAAGATTCGTTGATTCCTTCCCCAAGACAGGCACGCAGAGAACCCAGAAAAACAAGCTTCGTGAACAGGGAGTAACGAAAGACACCTGGGACATGGTGAAGACCGGTTACAAGCTAAAAAGGTAA
- the tatC gene encoding twin-arginine translocase subunit TatC — translation MKEESGMNFLEHAEELRKRIIYSVIPILVFFIPCYLFSKQLFDLLMGPIIRSLPEGSSLIFTRPAEGFLTYLKVSLFFSFFLSVPFILYNAWHFVSPALYKKEKRVVIPLVTFGTLFFILGALFCYFVAAPQGLRFLLGEYTTEYVKAFPSIKEALSFLTALMIGFGLVFEFPLIVFILSRLGLVTAGFLAKQRKYALLINAILAAFITPTTDAVSMMFMLVPLFIFYELGIVIAKIFAKKKPEAEPAGEEFG, via the coding sequence ATGAAAGAAGAAAGCGGCATGAATTTTCTCGAGCATGCAGAAGAGCTCAGGAAAAGAATCATATATTCAGTAATTCCCATACTTGTCTTTTTCATCCCCTGCTATCTTTTCTCGAAACAGCTCTTCGACCTGCTCATGGGACCAATAATAAGGAGCCTGCCCGAGGGAAGCTCCCTTATATTCACCCGGCCGGCCGAAGGATTTCTGACCTACCTCAAGGTATCGCTGTTTTTCTCCTTTTTCCTTTCGGTTCCGTTCATTCTATACAATGCCTGGCATTTTGTTTCCCCGGCGCTTTACAAGAAGGAAAAAAGGGTCGTTATCCCGCTCGTAACTTTTGGAACCCTGTTTTTTATCCTGGGAGCGCTTTTCTGCTACTTCGTCGCCGCCCCCCAGGGACTGCGGTTCCTGCTCGGCGAATACACTACCGAGTACGTAAAGGCGTTTCCGAGCATAAAGGAAGCGCTTTCGTTCTTGACAGCACTTATGATCGGTTTCGGGCTGGTATTCGAGTTTCCCCTCATCGTTTTTATCCTCTCAAGGCTGGGTCTGGTCACGGCCGGGTTTCTGGCCAAGCAGAGAAAATACGCGCTTTTGATAAACGCCATACTGGCCGCTTTTATAACCCCGACTACAGACGCCGTGTCGATGATGTTCATGCTCGTTCCGCTTTTCATTTTCTACGAACTGGGAATAGTTATCGCAAAAATATTCGCTAAGAAAAAACCCGAGGCGGAACCGGCTGGAGAGGAATTTGGTTAA